From a region of the Tistrella mobilis genome:
- a CDS encoding type II toxin-antitoxin system TacA family antitoxin, which translates to MAMPQAADTKDDRLQVRLDAESKSLLQRAARYRHKTVSQFVLATALEEAGKVIRENEIVTLSGPDWTVFYDALTNPPAPNAALREAFARYKKATG; encoded by the coding sequence ATGGCCATGCCCCAGGCGGCGGACACCAAGGATGACCGGCTGCAGGTACGCCTCGACGCGGAGTCGAAGAGCCTGCTCCAGCGCGCGGCCCGCTACCGGCACAAGACGGTCAGCCAGTTTGTCCTTGCGACGGCGCTGGAGGAAGCCGGGAAAGTCATCCGGGAGAACGAGATCGTCACCCTGTCCGGCCCGGATTGGACAGTGTTCTACGACGCGCTGACCAACCCGCCGGCGCCCAATGCGGCCTTGCGCGAGGCCTTCGCCAGGTACAAGAAGGCGACCGGATGA
- the speB gene encoding agmatinase: MPDTSPAAPAPVFRPVSAFDVPRYAGPASFMRLPLVDIDAAAAAAVEIGILGVPWDGGTTNRPGARHGPRQLRDLSCMLRPLHPATGDDPYARAAVADLGDVPVNPADLMDTLQRITGYYQGVKRRGILPLSAGGDHLMSYPILKALAADGPVGLIHFDAHTDLFHDYFGGFRYTHGTPFRRAIEEGLVDPKRVVQIGIRGTMYDGSDVAWGLAQGVRIIRIEECEARGVEDVMAEARAIAGTAPTYLTFDIDCLDPAFAPGTGTPEIGGLTTREAQRMLRALAGLNLIGADLVEVSPPFDPAGGTAWVGASLMFELLCLLAVSPALRGRAG, translated from the coding sequence ATGCCCGATACCAGTCCCGCCGCCCCCGCTCCCGTCTTCCGGCCCGTCTCCGCCTTCGACGTGCCGCGCTATGCCGGCCCCGCCAGCTTCATGCGCCTGCCGCTGGTCGATATCGACGCGGCCGCGGCGGCGGCGGTGGAGATCGGCATTCTGGGGGTGCCCTGGGACGGCGGCACCACCAACCGGCCGGGCGCCCGCCACGGCCCCCGCCAGCTGCGCGACCTGTCGTGCATGCTGCGCCCCCTGCATCCGGCCACCGGCGACGACCCCTATGCCCGGGCGGCGGTGGCCGATCTGGGCGATGTGCCGGTCAACCCGGCCGATCTGATGGACACGCTGCAGCGCATCACCGGCTATTACCAGGGGGTGAAGCGGCGGGGCATCCTGCCGCTGTCGGCCGGCGGCGACCATCTGATGTCCTATCCGATCCTGAAGGCGCTGGCCGCCGACGGCCCGGTGGGGCTGATCCATTTCGATGCCCATACCGACCTGTTCCACGACTATTTCGGCGGCTTCCGCTACACCCACGGCACGCCCTTCCGCCGCGCGATCGAAGAGGGGCTGGTGGATCCGAAACGGGTGGTGCAGATCGGCATCCGCGGCACGATGTACGACGGATCCGACGTCGCCTGGGGGCTGGCGCAGGGCGTGCGGATCATCCGCATCGAGGAATGCGAGGCCCGCGGCGTCGAGGATGTGATGGCCGAGGCCCGGGCGATCGCCGGCACGGCGCCCACTTACCTGACCTTCGACATCGACTGCCTGGACCCCGCCTTCGCGCCCGGCACCGGCACGCCCGAGATCGGCGGCCTGACCACGCGAGAGGCGCAGCGCATGCTGCGCGCGCTGGCCGGGCTCAACCTGATCGGCGCGGATCTGGTGGAGGTCTCGCCGCCCTTCGACCCGGCCGGCGGCACCGCCTGGGTCGGCGCCTCGCTGATGTTCGAACTGCTCTGCCTGCTCGCCGTGTCGCCCGCGCTCCGCGGCCGCGCCGGCTGA
- a CDS encoding ABC transporter ATP-binding protein, whose product MSLLDIADVSVRFQTRGKPPVVALDDVSLTVRPDTFSVIVGPSGCGKSTLLRLVAGLERPDDGRITLDGRPIDGPSRERGMVFQSYTLFPWLTVRENVMFGPKLDGMARAARAAIADELIEAVHLTGFGDAYPTELSGGMRQRVALARALANDPRILLMDEPFGALDSQTRQVMQELLLEIWQQRRKTVLFITHDIDEAILLGDDVHVMSARPGRIRSSMVIDLPRPRGIDALTTGDFMGWKKRILGLMHAEAVRVAG is encoded by the coding sequence ATGAGCCTGCTTGACATCGCGGATGTGTCCGTCCGCTTCCAGACCCGCGGCAAGCCCCCGGTGGTGGCGCTGGACGATGTGTCGCTGACCGTGCGCCCGGACACCTTCTCGGTGATCGTCGGCCCCTCGGGCTGCGGCAAATCCACCCTGCTGAGACTGGTGGCCGGGCTGGAACGCCCGGATGACGGCCGGATCACCCTGGACGGACGCCCGATCGACGGCCCCTCGCGGGAGCGGGGGATGGTGTTCCAGAGCTACACCCTGTTCCCCTGGCTGACGGTGCGCGAGAACGTGATGTTCGGGCCGAAGCTGGACGGCATGGCCAGGGCCGCGCGCGCCGCCATCGCCGACGAGCTGATCGAAGCGGTGCACCTGACCGGCTTCGGCGACGCCTATCCGACGGAACTGTCGGGCGGCATGCGCCAGCGCGTGGCCCTGGCCCGGGCGCTGGCCAACGACCCGCGCATTCTGCTGATGGACGAACCCTTCGGCGCGCTGGACAGCCAGACCCGCCAGGTGATGCAGGAACTGCTGCTGGAGATCTGGCAGCAGCGCCGCAAGACCGTGCTGTTCATCACCCACGACATCGACGAAGCGATCCTGCTGGGCGACGATGTCCATGTGATGAGCGCGCGCCCCGGGCGCATCCGGTCGTCCATGGTGATCGACCTGCCCCGCCCGCGCGGCATCGACGCCCTGACCACGGGGGATTTCATGGGCTGGAAGAAGCGGATCCTGGGGCTGATGCATGCCGAGGCGGTGCGGGTGGCGGGGTGA
- a CDS encoding LysR family transcriptional regulator produces MLRIDDKPLRYFLAVFEAGSIRAAADGLHIAPSAISRQVAGLEADLGVLLMERTKQGIRFTEAGRLVAGHARRRLELDDGFAAELAAAKGGIAGRVHVITGEGFVVDLMHHAVSALARTYPEVQLSIDVGGTDRMMQGILKDAYDIGLVFNPPRLPELDVLAEADKPLCVLVPPGHALAGRDSCQLAETLDQPAALLAETFGVRKLIAGAEAASGLRIRPKLVTDSINVAMHFVLGGAGITYLPAFAVSRQLRRGEVHAIPLTDTPLAHVPSRIVVRSGRPRTGAVRAVADLMARHMEAFGAEAG; encoded by the coding sequence ATGCTGCGGATCGACGACAAGCCGCTGCGCTATTTCCTGGCGGTGTTCGAAGCGGGCTCGATCCGGGCGGCCGCCGACGGGCTGCACATCGCGCCCTCGGCGATCAGCCGTCAGGTGGCCGGGCTCGAAGCCGATCTGGGCGTGCTGCTGATGGAGCGCACCAAACAGGGCATCCGCTTCACCGAAGCCGGCCGCCTGGTCGCCGGCCATGCCCGCCGCCGGCTGGAACTCGACGACGGTTTCGCCGCCGAACTCGCCGCCGCCAAGGGCGGCATCGCCGGCCGGGTGCATGTCATCACCGGCGAGGGCTTCGTGGTCGACCTTATGCATCACGCGGTCTCGGCGCTGGCCCGCACCTATCCCGAGGTGCAGCTCTCGATCGATGTCGGCGGCACCGACCGGATGATGCAGGGCATCCTGAAGGATGCCTATGATATCGGCCTGGTCTTCAACCCGCCGCGCCTGCCCGAACTCGACGTGCTGGCAGAGGCGGACAAGCCGCTCTGCGTTCTGGTGCCGCCCGGCCACGCGCTTGCCGGCCGCGACAGCTGCCAGCTGGCCGAAACCCTCGACCAGCCGGCGGCACTGCTCGCCGAAACCTTCGGCGTCCGCAAGCTGATCGCAGGGGCAGAGGCCGCCTCGGGCCTGCGCATCCGGCCCAAACTCGTGACCGACTCGATCAACGTCGCCATGCATTTCGTGCTCGGCGGCGCCGGCATCACCTATCTGCCGGCCTTCGCCGTCTCCCGCCAGCTCCGCCGCGGCGAGGTCCACGCCATCCCGCTGACCGACACCCCGCTGGCCCACGTCCCCTCCCGCATCGTCGTCCGCTCCGGCCGCCCCCGCACCGGCGCCGTCCGCGCCGTCGCCGACCTCATGGCCCGCCATATGGAAGCCTTCGGCGCGGAAGCGGGGTGA
- a CDS encoding LysR family transcriptional regulator: MSLHVPPLSDVDLRQLRIFRSVVENGGFTPAQAELGISRSTISAQMAALETRLGLTLCRRGRSGFALTDHGQKVYAETIKCFAALDNFRSEVGVMRGRLVGELRIGTVDAVVENPRCALDAAIAAFNQAVPDVHVTLTVVSPNQIESALLNRQMEIAIVPNQPMNAAVQLQQLFHEEQNLYCGARHPLFGAEAKQLTLDRLGAQAHARRGYAIATGYGTLFADPPAATAYSMEGLAHLVLSGRFVSFLPRHYAAQWVDTGRMRALRPDLVSFGVALCAAHFPVPALSEIARVFRQHLIEAHRV; encoded by the coding sequence ATGTCCCTGCACGTACCGCCGCTCAGCGATGTCGATCTGCGCCAGCTGCGCATCTTCCGGTCGGTGGTCGAAAATGGCGGCTTCACGCCGGCGCAGGCCGAACTCGGCATTTCCCGCTCCACGATCAGCGCTCAGATGGCGGCGCTGGAAACCCGGCTCGGTCTCACCCTCTGCCGGCGCGGCCGGTCGGGCTTCGCGCTCACCGACCACGGCCAGAAGGTCTATGCCGAAACGATCAAATGCTTTGCAGCCCTCGACAATTTCCGCAGCGAGGTGGGGGTGATGCGCGGCCGGCTGGTGGGCGAACTCCGCATCGGCACGGTCGATGCGGTGGTCGAAAACCCGCGCTGCGCGCTCGATGCCGCCATCGCCGCCTTCAACCAGGCGGTGCCCGACGTCCATGTCACCCTGACCGTGGTTTCGCCCAACCAGATCGAAAGCGCGCTGCTCAACCGGCAGATGGAAATCGCCATCGTGCCGAACCAGCCGATGAATGCTGCGGTGCAACTGCAGCAGCTTTTCCACGAGGAACAGAACCTCTATTGCGGCGCCCGCCATCCCCTTTTCGGGGCCGAGGCGAAGCAGCTCACCCTCGACCGGCTGGGCGCCCAGGCCCATGCCCGGCGCGGCTATGCCATCGCCACCGGCTATGGCACGCTCTTCGCCGACCCGCCGGCCGCCACCGCCTATTCCATGGAAGGGCTGGCGCATCTGGTGTTGAGCGGCCGGTTCGTCAGCTTCCTGCCCCGCCATTATGCCGCGCAATGGGTGGACACCGGCCGCATGCGGGCGCTGCGCCCCGATCTGGTCAGTTTCGGCGTCGCACTCTGCGCCGCCCATTTTCCGGTGCCGGCGCTGTCCGAAATCGCCCGGGTCTTCCGCCAGCACCTGATCGAGGCCCATCGCGTGTGA
- a CDS encoding AMP-binding protein, whose amino-acid sequence MTTAAAAPATASGFADEAAYLAHVAKLREDRWPAGLPRQAHYPLGEIAITDYLSRRAAANPDKTAIIFYGREISFGDLDRLSDRFAAHLAALGLVPGDRVAVFLPNCPQFLIAFYGILKAGCIHVPVNPMFKELELAYELNDTEARVIVVLDQLYPLVQAVRAKTALKTVYTTAFADMAPEGEPTLPVPAGLFAAPRDCAGADGRFMEVLAAETSPRPDHAADLDAWAAINYTGGTTGMPKGCIHTQRDMVYTSAASASFVSPGDETDVLLNFLPVFWIAGENLGVLLPVFSGSTMVLLARWDGDAVLAAIERYRVSRGSMIMDNIVELMDRPDITARDLSSLRSMTTISFVKKLNPEFRRRWHELTGLTLRETSYGMTETHTSDTFTTGMQTDDYDLKSAPVFVGFPVPGTEVKICDFATGELKPLGAEGEVLIRTPSLLKGYLNKPEATEQALVDGWLRTGDIGVIEEDGSFRYLGRRKEMLKVKGMSVFPSEIETLLGQHPAIAGSAVIGRPDADKGEVPVAFIRLDPDRAEGITADVLDAWCRKAMAVYKVPEIRIVDALPMTATGKVKKEELAKSL is encoded by the coding sequence ATGACCACCGCCGCCGCTGCACCCGCCACCGCGTCGGGCTTCGCCGATGAAGCCGCCTATCTCGCCCATGTCGCGAAGCTCCGCGAGGATCGCTGGCCGGCCGGGCTGCCGCGCCAGGCGCATTACCCGCTGGGCGAGATCGCGATCACCGACTATCTGAGCCGGCGCGCGGCCGCCAACCCCGACAAGACCGCGATCATCTTCTATGGCCGCGAGATCAGCTTCGGAGATCTGGACCGGCTGTCGGACCGCTTCGCCGCCCATCTGGCCGCGCTCGGCCTGGTGCCGGGCGACCGGGTCGCCGTGTTCCTGCCCAACTGCCCGCAATTCCTGATCGCCTTTTACGGCATCCTCAAGGCCGGCTGCATCCATGTGCCGGTCAACCCGATGTTCAAGGAACTGGAACTCGCCTACGAACTGAACGACACCGAAGCCAGGGTGATCGTGGTGCTGGACCAGCTTTATCCGCTGGTCCAGGCGGTGCGGGCCAAAACGGCGCTGAAGACGGTCTACACCACCGCCTTCGCCGACATGGCGCCCGAGGGTGAGCCCACCCTGCCGGTGCCGGCGGGGCTGTTCGCCGCCCCGCGCGACTGCGCCGGCGCCGATGGCCGCTTCATGGAGGTGCTGGCGGCGGAAACCAGCCCGCGCCCCGACCACGCCGCCGATCTGGATGCCTGGGCCGCCATCAACTACACCGGCGGCACCACCGGCATGCCCAAGGGCTGCATCCACACCCAGCGCGACATGGTCTATACCTCGGCCGCCTCGGCCAGCTTCGTGTCGCCGGGCGACGAGACCGACGTGCTGCTGAACTTCCTGCCGGTGTTCTGGATCGCGGGCGAGAATCTGGGCGTGCTGCTGCCGGTCTTCAGCGGCTCGACCATGGTGCTGCTGGCGCGCTGGGACGGCGATGCGGTGCTGGCCGCGATCGAGCGCTACAGGGTCAGCCGCGGTTCGATGATCATGGACAACATTGTCGAGCTGATGGACCGGCCCGACATCACCGCCCGCGATCTCTCGTCGCTGCGGTCCATGACCACGATCTCGTTCGTGAAGAAGCTGAACCCCGAATTCCGCCGCCGCTGGCACGAGTTGACCGGCCTCACGCTCCGCGAAACCTCATACGGCATGACCGAGACCCACACCTCGGACACCTTCACCACCGGCATGCAGACGGATGATTACGACCTGAAATCCGCCCCGGTCTTCGTGGGCTTCCCGGTCCCCGGCACCGAGGTCAAGATCTGCGATTTCGCCACCGGAGAGCTGAAGCCGCTCGGCGCCGAGGGCGAGGTGCTGATCCGCACGCCCTCTCTGCTCAAGGGCTATCTCAACAAGCCCGAGGCCACCGAACAGGCGCTGGTCGACGGCTGGCTGCGCACCGGCGATATCGGCGTGATAGAAGAGGACGGATCGTTCCGCTATCTGGGCCGGCGCAAGGAGATGCTGAAGGTCAAGGGGATGAGCGTCTTCCCCTCGGAAATCGAAACGCTGCTGGGCCAGCACCCGGCCATCGCCGGCAGCGCCGTGATCGGCCGCCCCGATGCCGACAAGGGCGAAGTGCCGGTCGCCTTCATCCGGCTGGACCCCGACCGCGCCGAAGGCATCACCGCCGACGTGCTCGACGCCTGGTGCCGCAAGGCCATGGCGGTCTACAAGGTGCCCGAAATCCGCATCGTCGACGCCCTGCCGATGACGGCCACCGGCAAGGTGAAGAAGGAAGAACTGGCGAAGAGCCTGTAA
- a CDS encoding ABC transporter substrate-binding protein, with the protein MRIRSRLGAAALGLALVFGAGAPAGAAEKLKLALSTWVGYGPLFIARDQGFFAKEGLEVDLVMMEDVKTRMPALAAGRVDAAVTTIDTVLGFSTAERPLTYLFAIDDSRGGDGIVARREIISVAGLKGRTVAYTEGSVSQFFLSVLLKDAGLTLADIDSRNMTAGDAGAAFVAGRVDAAVTWEPWLSRGKATPHGAVLVDSASRPGLITDVMVTTVPTLEARRPALQALYRAWSAAVDWQKTHEAEADRIMARGVGGWLEDPAVFAETRAGIAFYDAGMNRRFMDPANPDGILATITMAKSLGEAAGLFKAAAEPARMIATGVVD; encoded by the coding sequence ATGCGGATCCGTTCCCGCCTCGGCGCCGCCGCCCTTGGCCTCGCGCTCGTCTTCGGTGCCGGCGCGCCGGCCGGCGCGGCTGAAAAGCTCAAACTCGCGCTGTCCACCTGGGTCGGCTATGGCCCGCTGTTCATCGCCCGCGACCAGGGCTTCTTCGCGAAGGAAGGGCTGGAGGTCGATCTGGTGATGATGGAGGACGTGAAGACCCGCATGCCGGCGCTGGCCGCCGGCCGGGTCGATGCCGCGGTCACCACCATCGATACGGTGCTGGGTTTTTCGACGGCCGAACGGCCGCTGACCTATCTGTTCGCGATCGACGACAGCCGCGGCGGCGACGGCATCGTCGCCCGGCGCGAGATCATCTCGGTCGCCGGGCTGAAGGGGCGCACGGTCGCCTATACCGAAGGCTCGGTGTCGCAGTTCTTCCTGAGCGTGCTGCTGAAGGATGCCGGGCTGACGCTGGCCGATATCGACAGCCGCAACATGACCGCCGGCGATGCCGGGGCGGCCTTCGTGGCCGGGCGGGTGGATGCGGCGGTGACCTGGGAACCGTGGCTGAGCCGCGGCAAGGCGACACCCCATGGTGCGGTGCTGGTGGACAGCGCCAGCCGGCCGGGGCTGATCACCGATGTCATGGTCACCACGGTGCCGACGCTGGAGGCGCGCCGGCCGGCGTTGCAGGCGCTCTATCGGGCGTGGAGTGCCGCGGTCGACTGGCAGAAGACCCACGAGGCCGAGGCCGACCGGATCATGGCCAGGGGGGTGGGCGGCTGGCTGGAAGACCCGGCGGTCTTTGCCGAAACCCGCGCCGGCATCGCCTTCTACGATGCCGGGATGAACCGCCGCTTCATGGACCCGGCCAATCCGGACGGCATTCTTGCCACCATCACCATGGCGAAGAGCCTGGGCGAGGCGGCGGGGCTGTTCAAGGCGGCGGCCGAACCGGCCCGGATGATCGCGACCGGCGTGGTTGACTGA
- a CDS encoding aldehyde dehydrogenase family protein yields the protein MTEMTAHRPADSTAEIRAIFARLTGSDRIGSFVDGRVVDGEGEALPLIDPATGRLVLSLADGGAALVDEAAAAALAGQTAWAGLTHAARGRVLWAAAQAVRARIEDFARLESLTAGKPLRDTRAEATKVAEMFEYYAGWADKLHGAVIPVPTSHLNYTRYEPYGVVVQITPWNAPIFTAGWQLAPALATGNAVLLKPSELTPLTSVALGAVITEAGVPAGAVNVLIGAGHTVGAAAIAHPACAKVVFVGSPQTGARIAAQAAARVVPCVLELGGKSANIVFADADLDRAVLGAQAAIFSGAGQSCVAGSRLLVDRRVHDRVVARLAEAAGRIPIGDPLDPATQIGPIVSGAQHARIGELVGRGLAQGARAAAGAGRPAGLAGGGLEDGFFYAPTVLAGVANSMEVAREEIFGPVVSVIPFDDEAEAVAIANDSRFGLAGAVWTQDVGRAHRVAAAVKAGTFWINGYKTIGVMSPFGGFGESGYGRSSGYEGLLEYVRVKSVWVETAASAVPAFGYAPPA from the coding sequence ATGACCGAGATGACAGCCCATCGCCCGGCCGACAGCACGGCCGAGATCCGCGCCATCTTTGCCCGCCTGACCGGTTCCGACCGGATCGGCAGCTTCGTCGACGGCCGGGTGGTCGATGGCGAAGGCGAGGCGCTGCCCCTGATCGACCCCGCCACCGGCCGCCTGGTGCTGAGCCTGGCCGATGGCGGCGCGGCGCTGGTGGACGAGGCGGCGGCCGCGGCCCTGGCCGGCCAGACCGCCTGGGCGGGGCTGACCCATGCCGCGCGCGGCCGGGTGCTGTGGGCGGCGGCCCAGGCGGTGCGGGCGCGGATCGAGGATTTCGCCCGGCTGGAAAGCCTGACCGCCGGCAAGCCGCTGCGCGACACCCGCGCCGAGGCGACCAAGGTCGCCGAGATGTTCGAATATTATGCCGGCTGGGCCGACAAGCTGCACGGCGCGGTGATCCCCGTGCCGACCAGCCATCTGAACTATACCCGCTACGAGCCGTATGGCGTGGTGGTGCAGATCACGCCCTGGAATGCGCCGATCTTCACCGCCGGCTGGCAGCTGGCCCCGGCGCTGGCGACCGGCAATGCCGTGCTGCTGAAGCCGTCGGAGCTGACGCCGCTGACCTCGGTGGCGCTGGGCGCGGTGATCACGGAAGCCGGCGTGCCGGCGGGGGCCGTGAACGTGCTGATCGGTGCCGGCCACACCGTCGGGGCGGCGGCGATCGCGCATCCGGCCTGTGCGAAGGTGGTGTTCGTGGGCTCGCCCCAGACCGGTGCCCGCATCGCGGCGCAGGCGGCGGCACGGGTGGTGCCCTGCGTTCTGGAGCTGGGCGGCAAATCGGCCAATATCGTCTTCGCCGATGCCGATCTGGACCGGGCGGTTCTGGGCGCCCAGGCGGCGATCTTCTCGGGCGCCGGCCAGTCCTGCGTGGCCGGATCGCGGCTGCTGGTCGACCGGCGGGTGCATGACCGGGTGGTGGCGCGGCTGGCCGAGGCGGCCGGCCGGATCCCGATCGGCGACCCGCTGGACCCCGCCACCCAGATCGGCCCGATCGTGAGCGGCGCCCAGCATGCCCGGATCGGCGAGCTGGTCGGCCGCGGACTGGCGCAGGGTGCCCGCGCGGCCGCAGGCGCCGGGCGGCCGGCAGGGCTGGCCGGCGGCGGGCTGGAAGACGGTTTCTTCTATGCCCCGACCGTGCTGGCCGGGGTTGCCAACAGCATGGAGGTGGCGCGCGAAGAGATCTTCGGGCCGGTGGTCTCGGTGATCCCCTTCGACGACGAGGCCGAGGCGGTGGCGATCGCCAATGACAGCCGTTTCGGCCTGGCCGGCGCGGTCTGGACGCAGGATGTCGGCCGGGCGCACCGGGTGGCGGCGGCGGTGAAGGCCGGCACCTTCTGGATCAACGGCTACAAGACCATCGGCGTGATGTCGCCCTTCGGCGGCTTCGGCGAGAGCGGCTATGGCCGCTCCAGCGGCTATGAAGGCCTGCTGGAATATGTGCGGGTGAAGAGCGTGTGGGTCGAGACCGCGGCCAGCGCCGTGCCCGCCTTCGGCTACGCCCCGCCGGCCTGA
- a CDS encoding NAD(P)-dependent oxidoreductase: MSGGRARAHFRGADSRKTSPARRSAQDHEAGGPSDGRPGRCYLSPRHRDFRSDDMTDRRVAVIGLGNMGAAMAATLAKAGFAVTGYDPAPDAEARAGAAGIALAASPAAAFAAAEIAVLSLPMAAHVEAVLAGEGGLLAASLTGRLVIDTTTSEPAVTRRLAAALAAAGHALVDAPVSGGPAGAAAGTLTMMVGGAAADIDRARPVLEALSAKISLCGAVGAGHVVKLVNNLLCAAHLLTVSEAVRMGVAAGVEADTLIGALNAGSGRAGVSEVNFPRWILSGSFDSGFTMGLMRKDVRLAEALAAETGQAMPLLEVAGRLWRESAAGLADGEDFNRIAALD; the protein is encoded by the coding sequence TTGAGCGGGGGGCGGGCGCGCGCTCATTTTCGGGGGGCGGACAGCCGGAAAACATCCCCCGCCCGGAGGTCCGCGCAAGATCATGAGGCAGGCGGCCCAAGTGATGGCCGGCCCGGCCGATGCTACCTCTCCCCCCGCCATCGAGATTTCAGGAGTGACGACATGACCGACCGACGGGTCGCCGTCATCGGCCTCGGCAATATGGGCGCCGCCATGGCGGCCACGCTGGCGAAGGCCGGCTTCGCGGTCACCGGCTATGATCCGGCGCCCGATGCCGAAGCCCGCGCCGGGGCGGCCGGCATCGCGCTGGCGGCAAGCCCCGCCGCGGCCTTTGCCGCCGCAGAGATCGCCGTTCTGTCGCTGCCGATGGCCGCGCATGTCGAGGCGGTGCTGGCGGGGGAGGGCGGTCTTCTGGCCGCCAGCCTTACCGGACGGCTGGTGATCGACACCACGACGTCGGAGCCCGCGGTGACCCGGCGGCTGGCGGCGGCGCTGGCGGCGGCCGGCCATGCCCTGGTCGATGCCCCGGTCTCGGGCGGGCCGGCGGGGGCGGCGGCCGGCACGCTGACCATGATGGTCGGCGGTGCGGCGGCCGATATCGACCGCGCCCGGCCGGTGCTGGAGGCGCTGTCGGCGAAGATCTCGCTGTGCGGCGCGGTGGGGGCCGGCCATGTGGTCAAGCTGGTCAACAACCTGCTCTGTGCCGCGCATCTGCTGACCGTGTCGGAAGCGGTGCGGATGGGCGTCGCCGCCGGGGTCGAGGCCGACACTTTGATCGGGGCGCTGAACGCCGGATCAGGCCGGGCCGGCGTGTCGGAGGTGAACTTCCCGCGCTGGATCCTGTCGGGCAGTTTCGACAGCGGCTTCACCATGGGGCTGATGCGCAAGGATGTGCGCCTGGCCGAGGCGCTGGCGGCAGAGACCGGCCAGGCCATGCCGCTGCTGGAGGTGGCGGGGCGGCTCTGGCGCGAGAGTGCCGCCGGCCTGGCCGATGGCGAGGATTTCAACCGCATTGCCGCGCTCGACTGA
- a CDS encoding ABC transporter permease — protein sequence MWTRTLFSPKISLPRSTSLGLGTASVLAIAGLWCGLTYGGLTPPDFLATPGQVLGAGLERILNLSLFGHIAASLQVILAGFLLASVLAVPIGILMGSFPAVQALVEPVTGFMRYIPISALIPLLILWIGIGVEQKIMVIFLGTFFQQLILISDVSARVSRDLVDCAYTLGASRGQVVRQVLVPACLPGVMDNLRVTMGWAWTYLVVAELVAADSGLGYMILNAMRGLFTDVILLGVLTIGLLGLITDALFKWLRRRLLPWAAGL from the coding sequence ATGTGGACCAGAACGCTGTTTTCGCCCAAGATTTCGCTGCCGCGCAGCACCTCTCTGGGCCTCGGCACCGCATCGGTGCTGGCCATCGCCGGGCTGTGGTGCGGGCTCACCTATGGCGGGTTGACCCCGCCCGACTTTCTGGCCACCCCCGGCCAGGTGCTGGGGGCGGGGCTGGAGCGGATCCTGAACCTGTCGCTGTTCGGCCATATCGCCGCCAGCCTGCAGGTGATCCTGGCGGGCTTCCTTCTGGCCTCGGTGCTGGCGGTGCCGATCGGCATTCTGATGGGCAGTTTCCCGGCGGTGCAGGCGCTGGTGGAGCCGGTGACCGGCTTCATGCGCTACATCCCGATCTCGGCCCTGATCCCGCTGCTGATCCTGTGGATCGGCATCGGGGTGGAGCAGAAGATCATGGTGATCTTCCTCGGCACCTTCTTTCAGCAGCTGATCCTGATCTCGGACGTCTCGGCGCGGGTGAGCCGGGATCTGGTCGACTGCGCCTATACGCTGGGCGCCAGCCGCGGCCAGGTGGTGCGCCAGGTGCTGGTGCCCGCCTGCCTGCCCGGGGTGATGGACAATCTGCGCGTCACCATGGGCTGGGCCTGGACCTATCTGGTGGTGGCCGAGCTGGTCGCGGCCGATAGCGGGCTGGGCTACATGATCCTGAACGCCATGCGCGGCCTGTTCACCGATGTGATCCTGCTGGGCGTGCTGACCATCGGGCTGTTGGGGCTGATCACCGACGCCCTGTTCAAATGGCTGCGCCGGCGCCTGCTGCCCTGGGCCGCCGGGCTCTGA
- a CDS encoding GNAT family N-acetyltransferase translates to MRQAHAPWQIAPLDSRVHDRSAFSCGAPELDRYIREHASQDVKRDVARVFVAMPAETLTVCGYYSLSATSFRRDNLPAGQAKRLPGYPVPAALLGRLAVDDGMKGRGLGAFLLMDALNRILLATQTLAVHAVVVDAKDDAAAAFYRKYGFISFMGESRRLFLPMATIRTLIDA, encoded by the coding sequence ATGAGGCAGGCTCATGCGCCATGGCAGATTGCGCCGCTCGATAGCAGGGTCCACGATCGGTCGGCCTTCTCGTGTGGTGCTCCTGAACTCGACCGTTACATTCGCGAACATGCTTCGCAGGACGTGAAGCGGGATGTCGCCCGCGTTTTTGTGGCCATGCCTGCCGAGACGCTGACGGTCTGCGGCTACTACAGCCTGAGCGCCACCAGCTTTCGACGGGATAACCTCCCGGCCGGGCAGGCGAAGCGCCTGCCAGGTTACCCCGTACCGGCTGCCCTGCTCGGCCGACTGGCCGTCGATGACGGCATGAAGGGCAGGGGGCTGGGCGCCTTCCTGCTCATGGACGCCCTGAACCGTATCCTGCTCGCGACGCAGACCCTCGCAGTCCACGCGGTGGTCGTCGATGCGAAAGACGACGCTGCCGCCGCGTTTTATCGTAAGTATGGGTTTATCTCGTTCATGGGCGAGAGCCGGCGGCTGTTCCTGCCGATGGCGACGATACGGACGTTGATTGACGCATAA